From the Castor canadensis chromosome 9, mCasCan1.hap1v2, whole genome shotgun sequence genome, one window contains:
- the Pcdh7 gene encoding protocadherin-7 isoform X7: MLRMRTTGWARGWCFGCCLLLPLWLSLAAAKQLLRYRLAEEGPADVRIGNVASDLGIVTGSGEVTFSLESGSEYLKIDNLTGELSTSERRIDREKLPQCQMIFDENECFLDFEVSVIGPSQSWVDLFEGRVIVLDINDNTPTFPSPVLTLTVEENRPVGTLYLLPTATDRDFGRNGIERYELLQEPGGGGSGGEGRRSGPADSAPYPGGGGNGVSGGGPGGSKRRLDAPEGGGATTPGGRSSVFELQVADTPDGEKQPQLIVKGALDREQRDSYELTLRVRDGGDPPRSSQAILRVLITDVNDNSPRFEKSVYEADLAENSAPGTPILQLRAADLDVGVNGQIEYVFGAATESVRRLLRLDETSGWLSVLHRIDREEVNQLRFTVMARDRGQPPKTDKATVVLNIKDENDNVPSIEIRKIGRIPLKDGVANVAEDVLVDTPIALVQVSDRDQGENGVVTCTLVGDVPFQLKPASDTEGDQNKKKYFLHTSAPLDYENNREFNVVIVAVDSGSPSLSSNNSLIVKVGDTNDNPPVFGQSVVEVYFPENNISGERVATVLATDADSGKNAEIAYSLDSSVMGIFTIDPDSGDILVNTVLDREQTDRYEFKVNAKDKGIPMLQGSTTVIVQVADKNDNDPKFMQEVFTFYVKENLQPNSPVGMVTVMDADKGRNAEMSLYIEENSNIFSIENDTGTIYSTMSFDREHQTTYTFRVKAVDGGEPPRSATATVSLFVMDENDNAPTVTLPRNISYTVLPPSSNVRTVVATVLATDSDDGINADLNYSIVGGNPFKLFEIDSTSGVVSLVGKLTQKHYGLHRLVVQVNDSGQPSQSTTALVHVFVNESVSNATVIDSQIARSLHTPLTQDIAGDPSYEISKQRLSIVIGVVAGIMTVILIILIVVMARYCRSKNKNGYEAGKKDHEDFFTPQQHDKSKKPKKDKKNKKSKQPLYSSIVTVEASKPNGQRYDSVNEKLSDSPSMGRYRSVNGGPGSPDLARHYKSSSPLPTVQLHPQSPTAGKKHQAVQDLPPANTFVGAGDNISIGSDHCSEYSCQTNNKYSKQPFRRVTFSVVSQPQDPHQGSLQSCYDSGLEESETPSSKSSSGPRLGALPLPEDNYERTTPDGSVGEAEHMENG, from the coding sequence ATGCTGAGGATGCGGACGACGGGGTGGGCGCGCGGCTGGTGTTTTGGCTGCTGTCTCCTTTTGCCGCTCTGGCTCAGTCTGGCCGCCGCCAAGCAGCTCCTCCGATACCGGCTGGCGGAGGAGGGCCCCGCCGACGTTCGGATAGGCAACGTTGCCTCGGACTTGGGCATCGTGACCGGATCCGGTGAGGTGACTTTCAGCCTTGAGTCGGGCTCGGAGTACCTGAAGATAGACAACCTCACCGGTGAGCTGAGCACCAGCGAGCGGCGCATCGACCGCGAGAAGCTGCCCCAGTGTCAGATGATCTTCGACGAGAACGAGTGCTTCCTGGACTTCGAGGTGTCGGTGATCGGGCCCTCGCAGAGCTGGGTGGACCTGTTTGAGGGTCGGGTCATCGTGCTGGACATCAACGACAACACGCCCACCTTCCCGTCTCCAGTGCTCACGCTCACGGTGGAGGAGAACCGGCCTGTAGGCACGCTCTACCTGCTGCCCACTGCCACCGACCGTGACTTTGGCCGCAATGGCATCGAGCGCTATGAGCTGCTCCAGGAGCCCGggggcggcggcagcggcggagAGGGACGGCGCTCCGGGCCGGCCGACAGCGCCCCCTACCCAGGGGGCGGCGGGAACGGCGTGAGCGGCGGCGGACCCGGAGGCTCCAAGAGGCGACTGGACGCGCCAGAGGGCGGCGGCGCGACCACCCCCGGCGGCCGCAGCAGTGTGTTCGAGCTGCAGGTGGCAGACACCCCGGACGGCGAGAAGCAACCGCAGCTGATCGTGAAGGGGGCGCTGGACCGTGAGCAGCGTGATTCCTATGAGCTGACCCTGCGGGTGCGCGATGGCGGAGACCCGCCTCGATCCTCGCAGGCCATCTTGCGGGTGCTCATCACCGACGTGAATGACAACAGCCCGCGCTTCGAAAAGAGCGTGTATGAGGCTGACCTAGCTGAGAACAGCGCCCCGGGTACCCCTATCCTGCAGTTACGGGCCGCCGACTTGGACGTGGGTGTCAATGGGCAGATCGAGTACGTGTTTGGGGCGGCTACAGAGTCGGTCAGGCGACTACTGCGCCTCGACGAAACGTCCGGCTGGCTTAGTGTCTTGCACCGTATTGATCGCGAGGAAGTAAACCAACTGCGATTCACAGTCATGGCCCGCGACCGTGGGCAGCCCCCCAAGACCGACAAAGCCACCGTGGTCCTCAACATCAAGGACGAGAATGACAATGTTCCATCCATTGAAATCCGCAAGATCGGGCGCATCCCACTTAAGGACGGGGTGGCCAACGTGGCTGAGGACGTTCTGGTTGACACCCCCATCGCCCTAGTACAGGTGTCAGACAGAGACCAAGGGGAGAACGGGGTAGTCACCTGTACCTTAGTAGGCGATGTGCCCTTCCAGCTTAAACCGGCCAGCGACACAGAGGGCGACCAGAACAAGAAAAAGTACTTTCTGCACACGTCAGCCCCTCTGGACTATGAGAACAACAGGGAGTTCAACGTGGTCATAGTGGCAGTGGACTCTGGCAGCCCCAGCCTCTCCAGCAACAATTCCTTGATTGTCAAGGTGGGAGACACCAATGACAACCCGCCGGTCTTTGGCCAGTCCGTGGTGGAGGTTTACTTCCCTGAGAACAACATCTCTGGAGAGAGGGTAGCTACTGTGCTGGCGACTGACGCAGACAGCGGGAAGAACGCCGAAATCGCCTACTCGCTGGACTCGTCCGTAATGGGGATCTTTACCATTGATCCCGATTCTGGGGACATCCTGGTCAATACCGTGCTGGACCGGGAGCAGACAGACAGGTATGAGTTTAAAGTGAATGCCAAAGACAAAGGCATCCCTATGCTGCAGGGCAGCACCACAGTAATTGTGCAGGTGGCTGATAAGAATGACAATGACCCTAAATTTATGCAGGAAGTCTTTACCTTTTATGTGAAAGAAAACTTGCAACCCAACAGCCCAGTGGGAATGGTCACCGTGATGGATGCTGACAAGGGACGGAATGCAGAGATGAGCCTCTACATAGAGGAAAACAGTAACATCTTTTCTATTGAAAATGACACGGGGACCATTTACTCCACAATGTCTTTTGACAGGGAACATCAGACCACATACACTTTCAGAGTCAAGGCTGTGGATGGGGGAGAACCTCCCAGATCAGCCACAGCCACCGTCTCTCTCTTTGTGATGGATGAAAATGACAATGCTCCCACAGTTACCCTTCCCAGAAACATTTCCTACACTGTACTGCCACCATCAAGTAATGTCAGGACAGTAGTAGCTACAGTACTGGCAACAGACAGTGATGATGGCATCAACGCAGATCTCAACTACAGCATTGTGGGAGGGAATCCCTTCAAGCTGTTTGAGATTGATTCCACCAGTGGTGTGGTTTCCTTAGTGGGAAAACTCACCCAAAAGCATTATGGCCTGCACAGATTGGTGGTGCAAGTGAATGATAGTGGGCAGCCTTCCCAGTCCACCACGGCTCTGGTGCATGTATTTGTCAATGAAAGTGTTTCTAATGCAACTGTGATTGACTCCCAGATAGCCAGAAGTTTGCACACCCCACTCACCCAGGACATAGCTGGTGACCCAAGCTATGAAATTAGCAAACAAAGACTCAGTATTGTCATTGGGGTGGTTGCTGGCATTATGACTGTGATTCTAATCATTTTAATTGTTGTAATGGCAAGGTACTGCaggtccaaaaataaaaatggctatgaAGCTGGGAAAAAAGATCATGAAGACTTTTTTACACCCCAACAGCATGACAAATCTAAAAAGCctaaaaaggacaagaaaaacaagaaatctaAGCAGCCTCTCTACAGCAGCATTGTCACTGTAGAAGCTTCTAAACCAAATGGACAGAGGTATGACAGTGTCAATGAGAAGCTGTCAGACAGCCCAAGCATGGGGCGATACCGATCTGTTAATGGTGGGCCTGGCAGTCCTGACCTGGCAAGGCATTACAAATCTAGTTCCCCATTGCCTACTGTCCAGCTTCACCCTCAGTCACCAACAGCAGGAAAAAAACACCAGGCTGTACAAGATCTACCACCAGCCAACACATTTGTGGGAGCAGGAGACAACATTTCAATTGGATCAGATCACTGCTCTGAGTACAGCTGTCAAACCAATAACAAGTACAGCAAACAG
- the Pcdh7 gene encoding protocadherin-7 isoform X8 — translation MLRMRTTGWARGWCFGCCLLLPLWLSLAAAKQLLRYRLAEEGPADVRIGNVASDLGIVTGSGEVTFSLESGSEYLKIDNLTGELSTSERRIDREKLPQCQMIFDENECFLDFEVSVIGPSQSWVDLFEGRVIVLDINDNTPTFPSPVLTLTVEENRPVGTLYLLPTATDRDFGRNGIERYELLQEPGGGGSGGEGRRSGPADSAPYPGGGGNGVSGGGPGGSKRRLDAPEGGGATTPGGRSSVFELQVADTPDGEKQPQLIVKGALDREQRDSYELTLRVRDGGDPPRSSQAILRVLITDVNDNSPRFEKSVYEADLAENSAPGTPILQLRAADLDVGVNGQIEYVFGAATESVRRLLRLDETSGWLSVLHRIDREEVNQLRFTVMARDRGQPPKTDKATVVLNIKDENDNVPSIEIRKIGRIPLKDGVANVAEDVLVDTPIALVQVSDRDQGENGVVTCTLVGDVPFQLKPASDTEGDQNKKKYFLHTSAPLDYENNREFNVVIVAVDSGSPSLSSNNSLIVKVGDTNDNPPVFGQSVVEVYFPENNISGERVATVLATDADSGKNAEIAYSLDSSVMGIFTIDPDSGDILVNTVLDREQTDRYEFKVNAKDKGIPMLQGSTTVIVQVADKNDNDPKFMQEVFTFYVKENLQPNSPVGMVTVMDADKGRNAEMSLYIEENSNIFSIENDTGTIYSTMSFDREHQTTYTFRVKAVDGGEPPRSATATVSLFVMDENDNAPTVTLPRNISYTVLPPSSNVRTVVATVLATDSDDGINADLNYSIVGGNPFKLFEIDSTSGVVSLVGKLTQKHYGLHRLVVQVNDSGQPSQSTTALVHVFVNESVSNATVIDSQIARSLHTPLTQDIAGDPSYEISKQRLSIVIGVVAGIMTVILIILIVVMARYCRSKNKNGYEAGKKDHEDFFTPQQHDKSKKPKKDKKNKKSKQPLYSSIVTVEASKPNGQRYDSVNEKLSDSPSMGRYRSVNGGPGSPDLARHYKSSSPLPTVQLHPQSPTAGKKHQAVQDLPPANTFVGAGDNISIGSDHCSEYSCQTNNKYSKQVDTVQTTNPPGHIEESCKMNVCARK, via the coding sequence ATGCTGAGGATGCGGACGACGGGGTGGGCGCGCGGCTGGTGTTTTGGCTGCTGTCTCCTTTTGCCGCTCTGGCTCAGTCTGGCCGCCGCCAAGCAGCTCCTCCGATACCGGCTGGCGGAGGAGGGCCCCGCCGACGTTCGGATAGGCAACGTTGCCTCGGACTTGGGCATCGTGACCGGATCCGGTGAGGTGACTTTCAGCCTTGAGTCGGGCTCGGAGTACCTGAAGATAGACAACCTCACCGGTGAGCTGAGCACCAGCGAGCGGCGCATCGACCGCGAGAAGCTGCCCCAGTGTCAGATGATCTTCGACGAGAACGAGTGCTTCCTGGACTTCGAGGTGTCGGTGATCGGGCCCTCGCAGAGCTGGGTGGACCTGTTTGAGGGTCGGGTCATCGTGCTGGACATCAACGACAACACGCCCACCTTCCCGTCTCCAGTGCTCACGCTCACGGTGGAGGAGAACCGGCCTGTAGGCACGCTCTACCTGCTGCCCACTGCCACCGACCGTGACTTTGGCCGCAATGGCATCGAGCGCTATGAGCTGCTCCAGGAGCCCGggggcggcggcagcggcggagAGGGACGGCGCTCCGGGCCGGCCGACAGCGCCCCCTACCCAGGGGGCGGCGGGAACGGCGTGAGCGGCGGCGGACCCGGAGGCTCCAAGAGGCGACTGGACGCGCCAGAGGGCGGCGGCGCGACCACCCCCGGCGGCCGCAGCAGTGTGTTCGAGCTGCAGGTGGCAGACACCCCGGACGGCGAGAAGCAACCGCAGCTGATCGTGAAGGGGGCGCTGGACCGTGAGCAGCGTGATTCCTATGAGCTGACCCTGCGGGTGCGCGATGGCGGAGACCCGCCTCGATCCTCGCAGGCCATCTTGCGGGTGCTCATCACCGACGTGAATGACAACAGCCCGCGCTTCGAAAAGAGCGTGTATGAGGCTGACCTAGCTGAGAACAGCGCCCCGGGTACCCCTATCCTGCAGTTACGGGCCGCCGACTTGGACGTGGGTGTCAATGGGCAGATCGAGTACGTGTTTGGGGCGGCTACAGAGTCGGTCAGGCGACTACTGCGCCTCGACGAAACGTCCGGCTGGCTTAGTGTCTTGCACCGTATTGATCGCGAGGAAGTAAACCAACTGCGATTCACAGTCATGGCCCGCGACCGTGGGCAGCCCCCCAAGACCGACAAAGCCACCGTGGTCCTCAACATCAAGGACGAGAATGACAATGTTCCATCCATTGAAATCCGCAAGATCGGGCGCATCCCACTTAAGGACGGGGTGGCCAACGTGGCTGAGGACGTTCTGGTTGACACCCCCATCGCCCTAGTACAGGTGTCAGACAGAGACCAAGGGGAGAACGGGGTAGTCACCTGTACCTTAGTAGGCGATGTGCCCTTCCAGCTTAAACCGGCCAGCGACACAGAGGGCGACCAGAACAAGAAAAAGTACTTTCTGCACACGTCAGCCCCTCTGGACTATGAGAACAACAGGGAGTTCAACGTGGTCATAGTGGCAGTGGACTCTGGCAGCCCCAGCCTCTCCAGCAACAATTCCTTGATTGTCAAGGTGGGAGACACCAATGACAACCCGCCGGTCTTTGGCCAGTCCGTGGTGGAGGTTTACTTCCCTGAGAACAACATCTCTGGAGAGAGGGTAGCTACTGTGCTGGCGACTGACGCAGACAGCGGGAAGAACGCCGAAATCGCCTACTCGCTGGACTCGTCCGTAATGGGGATCTTTACCATTGATCCCGATTCTGGGGACATCCTGGTCAATACCGTGCTGGACCGGGAGCAGACAGACAGGTATGAGTTTAAAGTGAATGCCAAAGACAAAGGCATCCCTATGCTGCAGGGCAGCACCACAGTAATTGTGCAGGTGGCTGATAAGAATGACAATGACCCTAAATTTATGCAGGAAGTCTTTACCTTTTATGTGAAAGAAAACTTGCAACCCAACAGCCCAGTGGGAATGGTCACCGTGATGGATGCTGACAAGGGACGGAATGCAGAGATGAGCCTCTACATAGAGGAAAACAGTAACATCTTTTCTATTGAAAATGACACGGGGACCATTTACTCCACAATGTCTTTTGACAGGGAACATCAGACCACATACACTTTCAGAGTCAAGGCTGTGGATGGGGGAGAACCTCCCAGATCAGCCACAGCCACCGTCTCTCTCTTTGTGATGGATGAAAATGACAATGCTCCCACAGTTACCCTTCCCAGAAACATTTCCTACACTGTACTGCCACCATCAAGTAATGTCAGGACAGTAGTAGCTACAGTACTGGCAACAGACAGTGATGATGGCATCAACGCAGATCTCAACTACAGCATTGTGGGAGGGAATCCCTTCAAGCTGTTTGAGATTGATTCCACCAGTGGTGTGGTTTCCTTAGTGGGAAAACTCACCCAAAAGCATTATGGCCTGCACAGATTGGTGGTGCAAGTGAATGATAGTGGGCAGCCTTCCCAGTCCACCACGGCTCTGGTGCATGTATTTGTCAATGAAAGTGTTTCTAATGCAACTGTGATTGACTCCCAGATAGCCAGAAGTTTGCACACCCCACTCACCCAGGACATAGCTGGTGACCCAAGCTATGAAATTAGCAAACAAAGACTCAGTATTGTCATTGGGGTGGTTGCTGGCATTATGACTGTGATTCTAATCATTTTAATTGTTGTAATGGCAAGGTACTGCaggtccaaaaataaaaatggctatgaAGCTGGGAAAAAAGATCATGAAGACTTTTTTACACCCCAACAGCATGACAAATCTAAAAAGCctaaaaaggacaagaaaaacaagaaatctaAGCAGCCTCTCTACAGCAGCATTGTCACTGTAGAAGCTTCTAAACCAAATGGACAGAGGTATGACAGTGTCAATGAGAAGCTGTCAGACAGCCCAAGCATGGGGCGATACCGATCTGTTAATGGTGGGCCTGGCAGTCCTGACCTGGCAAGGCATTACAAATCTAGTTCCCCATTGCCTACTGTCCAGCTTCACCCTCAGTCACCAACAGCAGGAAAAAAACACCAGGCTGTACAAGATCTACCACCAGCCAACACATTTGTGGGAGCAGGAGACAACATTTCAATTGGATCAGATCACTGCTCTGAGTACAGCTGTCAAACCAATAACAAGTACAGCAAACAG
- the Pcdh7 gene encoding protocadherin-7 isoform X6 — protein sequence MLRMRTTGWARGWCFGCCLLLPLWLSLAAAKQLLRYRLAEEGPADVRIGNVASDLGIVTGSGEVTFSLESGSEYLKIDNLTGELSTSERRIDREKLPQCQMIFDENECFLDFEVSVIGPSQSWVDLFEGRVIVLDINDNTPTFPSPVLTLTVEENRPVGTLYLLPTATDRDFGRNGIERYELLQEPGGGGSGGEGRRSGPADSAPYPGGGGNGVSGGGPGGSKRRLDAPEGGGATTPGGRSSVFELQVADTPDGEKQPQLIVKGALDREQRDSYELTLRVRDGGDPPRSSQAILRVLITDVNDNSPRFEKSVYEADLAENSAPGTPILQLRAADLDVGVNGQIEYVFGAATESVRRLLRLDETSGWLSVLHRIDREEVNQLRFTVMARDRGQPPKTDKATVVLNIKDENDNVPSIEIRKIGRIPLKDGVANVAEDVLVDTPIALVQVSDRDQGENGVVTCTLVGDVPFQLKPASDTEGDQNKKKYFLHTSAPLDYENNREFNVVIVAVDSGSPSLSSNNSLIVKVGDTNDNPPVFGQSVVEVYFPENNISGERVATVLATDADSGKNAEIAYSLDSSVMGIFTIDPDSGDILVNTVLDREQTDRYEFKVNAKDKGIPMLQGSTTVIVQVADKNDNDPKFMQEVFTFYVKENLQPNSPVGMVTVMDADKGRNAEMSLYIEENSNIFSIENDTGTIYSTMSFDREHQTTYTFRVKAVDGGEPPRSATATVSLFVMDENDNAPTVTLPRNISYTVLPPSSNVRTVVATVLATDSDDGINADLNYSIVGGNPFKLFEIDSTSGVVSLVGKLTQKHYGLHRLVVQVNDSGQPSQSTTALVHVFVNESVSNATVIDSQIARSLHTPLTQDIAGDPSYEISKQRLSIVIGVVAGIMTVILIILIVVMARYCRSKNKNGYEAGKKDHEDFFTPQQHDKSKKPKKDKKNKKSKQPLYSSIVTVEASKPNGQRYDSVNEKLSDSPSMGRYRSVNGGPGSPDLARHYKSSSPLPTVQLHPQSPTAGKKHQAVQDLPPANTFVGAGDNISIGSDHCSEYSCQTNNKYSKQPFRRVTFSVVSQPQDPHQGSLQSCYDSGLEESETPSSKSSSGPRLGALPLPEDNYERTTPDGSVGVAAITTFPFLPFPHGKTHGRRVLLRPLH from the coding sequence ATGCTGAGGATGCGGACGACGGGGTGGGCGCGCGGCTGGTGTTTTGGCTGCTGTCTCCTTTTGCCGCTCTGGCTCAGTCTGGCCGCCGCCAAGCAGCTCCTCCGATACCGGCTGGCGGAGGAGGGCCCCGCCGACGTTCGGATAGGCAACGTTGCCTCGGACTTGGGCATCGTGACCGGATCCGGTGAGGTGACTTTCAGCCTTGAGTCGGGCTCGGAGTACCTGAAGATAGACAACCTCACCGGTGAGCTGAGCACCAGCGAGCGGCGCATCGACCGCGAGAAGCTGCCCCAGTGTCAGATGATCTTCGACGAGAACGAGTGCTTCCTGGACTTCGAGGTGTCGGTGATCGGGCCCTCGCAGAGCTGGGTGGACCTGTTTGAGGGTCGGGTCATCGTGCTGGACATCAACGACAACACGCCCACCTTCCCGTCTCCAGTGCTCACGCTCACGGTGGAGGAGAACCGGCCTGTAGGCACGCTCTACCTGCTGCCCACTGCCACCGACCGTGACTTTGGCCGCAATGGCATCGAGCGCTATGAGCTGCTCCAGGAGCCCGggggcggcggcagcggcggagAGGGACGGCGCTCCGGGCCGGCCGACAGCGCCCCCTACCCAGGGGGCGGCGGGAACGGCGTGAGCGGCGGCGGACCCGGAGGCTCCAAGAGGCGACTGGACGCGCCAGAGGGCGGCGGCGCGACCACCCCCGGCGGCCGCAGCAGTGTGTTCGAGCTGCAGGTGGCAGACACCCCGGACGGCGAGAAGCAACCGCAGCTGATCGTGAAGGGGGCGCTGGACCGTGAGCAGCGTGATTCCTATGAGCTGACCCTGCGGGTGCGCGATGGCGGAGACCCGCCTCGATCCTCGCAGGCCATCTTGCGGGTGCTCATCACCGACGTGAATGACAACAGCCCGCGCTTCGAAAAGAGCGTGTATGAGGCTGACCTAGCTGAGAACAGCGCCCCGGGTACCCCTATCCTGCAGTTACGGGCCGCCGACTTGGACGTGGGTGTCAATGGGCAGATCGAGTACGTGTTTGGGGCGGCTACAGAGTCGGTCAGGCGACTACTGCGCCTCGACGAAACGTCCGGCTGGCTTAGTGTCTTGCACCGTATTGATCGCGAGGAAGTAAACCAACTGCGATTCACAGTCATGGCCCGCGACCGTGGGCAGCCCCCCAAGACCGACAAAGCCACCGTGGTCCTCAACATCAAGGACGAGAATGACAATGTTCCATCCATTGAAATCCGCAAGATCGGGCGCATCCCACTTAAGGACGGGGTGGCCAACGTGGCTGAGGACGTTCTGGTTGACACCCCCATCGCCCTAGTACAGGTGTCAGACAGAGACCAAGGGGAGAACGGGGTAGTCACCTGTACCTTAGTAGGCGATGTGCCCTTCCAGCTTAAACCGGCCAGCGACACAGAGGGCGACCAGAACAAGAAAAAGTACTTTCTGCACACGTCAGCCCCTCTGGACTATGAGAACAACAGGGAGTTCAACGTGGTCATAGTGGCAGTGGACTCTGGCAGCCCCAGCCTCTCCAGCAACAATTCCTTGATTGTCAAGGTGGGAGACACCAATGACAACCCGCCGGTCTTTGGCCAGTCCGTGGTGGAGGTTTACTTCCCTGAGAACAACATCTCTGGAGAGAGGGTAGCTACTGTGCTGGCGACTGACGCAGACAGCGGGAAGAACGCCGAAATCGCCTACTCGCTGGACTCGTCCGTAATGGGGATCTTTACCATTGATCCCGATTCTGGGGACATCCTGGTCAATACCGTGCTGGACCGGGAGCAGACAGACAGGTATGAGTTTAAAGTGAATGCCAAAGACAAAGGCATCCCTATGCTGCAGGGCAGCACCACAGTAATTGTGCAGGTGGCTGATAAGAATGACAATGACCCTAAATTTATGCAGGAAGTCTTTACCTTTTATGTGAAAGAAAACTTGCAACCCAACAGCCCAGTGGGAATGGTCACCGTGATGGATGCTGACAAGGGACGGAATGCAGAGATGAGCCTCTACATAGAGGAAAACAGTAACATCTTTTCTATTGAAAATGACACGGGGACCATTTACTCCACAATGTCTTTTGACAGGGAACATCAGACCACATACACTTTCAGAGTCAAGGCTGTGGATGGGGGAGAACCTCCCAGATCAGCCACAGCCACCGTCTCTCTCTTTGTGATGGATGAAAATGACAATGCTCCCACAGTTACCCTTCCCAGAAACATTTCCTACACTGTACTGCCACCATCAAGTAATGTCAGGACAGTAGTAGCTACAGTACTGGCAACAGACAGTGATGATGGCATCAACGCAGATCTCAACTACAGCATTGTGGGAGGGAATCCCTTCAAGCTGTTTGAGATTGATTCCACCAGTGGTGTGGTTTCCTTAGTGGGAAAACTCACCCAAAAGCATTATGGCCTGCACAGATTGGTGGTGCAAGTGAATGATAGTGGGCAGCCTTCCCAGTCCACCACGGCTCTGGTGCATGTATTTGTCAATGAAAGTGTTTCTAATGCAACTGTGATTGACTCCCAGATAGCCAGAAGTTTGCACACCCCACTCACCCAGGACATAGCTGGTGACCCAAGCTATGAAATTAGCAAACAAAGACTCAGTATTGTCATTGGGGTGGTTGCTGGCATTATGACTGTGATTCTAATCATTTTAATTGTTGTAATGGCAAGGTACTGCaggtccaaaaataaaaatggctatgaAGCTGGGAAAAAAGATCATGAAGACTTTTTTACACCCCAACAGCATGACAAATCTAAAAAGCctaaaaaggacaagaaaaacaagaaatctaAGCAGCCTCTCTACAGCAGCATTGTCACTGTAGAAGCTTCTAAACCAAATGGACAGAGGTATGACAGTGTCAATGAGAAGCTGTCAGACAGCCCAAGCATGGGGCGATACCGATCTGTTAATGGTGGGCCTGGCAGTCCTGACCTGGCAAGGCATTACAAATCTAGTTCCCCATTGCCTACTGTCCAGCTTCACCCTCAGTCACCAACAGCAGGAAAAAAACACCAGGCTGTACAAGATCTACCACCAGCCAACACATTTGTGGGAGCAGGAGACAACATTTCAATTGGATCAGATCACTGCTCTGAGTACAGCTGTCAAACCAATAACAAGTACAGCAAACAG